In Pseudomonadota bacterium, the genomic stretch CGACGGCGTCGTGACCGCCGGCGAGCAATGCGACGACGGCAACCGCATCAACAACGACTACTGTTCCAACGATTGCAAGATCAACAACCTGGTGTTTTGAACGTAACCGTTCAGGCCCCAAGGAACTCGCCTTCGATACTCAGCCGGTTCTGACCAGCGCTGGCTATGTTGCTCCTCCTCGAAGTATCCCCAATACTCCTCGTCGTCGCGCCTCGCCAGCGTCGCTCAGTCCTCACCGAAACACACGAGTTATTCTACCGCGGGCCCTTAGCAGCTATGGTGCGGGGCCTCCACGCAAGGCTGCGATACGAGCATCCAGATCCTGGAGGGTCATGACGGGCTTGGCGGCCTCGGCCGGTTGAGGGACCCGGTTGTGGCGTGCGCCCGGAATCGCATACCAGTAGGTCACCACCGAGTACTTGAGCAAGTCCCAGTGATTGCGCATCTGGAAGCCAAACGAAGCTTCCATGTCGAAGTGAAGGCGCGTGGAAAAGGGAATCGCATCCCAGACCCGCGAGCGGGTCGTGATGTTGTAGCCCCGGTTGTTCTGTGCGCTTCCCACCCGCACGTTGGATAGGAACGGGTGACTGAAGGTATCGAGTCCGGTCGGATTCTCGCCGCCCGCCCAACCGTAGTAGTCCTCGGTGCCGGTACCGAAGTGGGTGGGGAAATCGTCCCCCGTTCCGTTCTGATCGTAGGCTTCGTCAACGTAGATCTTCTCGTCGCCCTCGCCCCACCACTCTCGATTCGCGCTCAAAACGGTCCAGACGTCGGCGACGTAGACACCCTTGCCGTCCACGTGCACGAAGTTCCAGTCCGAAAAAGGCTTGCCTGGCACCGGTTCCGTGGTCCACCAATGCGCGTGAAAGTGCATCGAGTCCGCATCCCAGAACCAGGGGGCAGTCTGTAGCTTGACATCCAAGGTCACGGGATCCGGTCCCAGGTTCTCGAAGGCGATCTCGCCCGCATATTGGTACGGCATCACCCAGCGCGTGATCATGGTGCCGTCCGGACGCATCTCGCGCTCCCAGGTCTTGAACGCATTGACCTCGTTGCCGCTGCAGAAGTAGTCACCGAGCGGGGTCCAGATCGTCTGCTCGCCGTCAAAGGTGCCCTTGAGGATGGTGGAGCGCAGGCGTTGCCTCGAGGTGTCGGCGAGCTTCACTTCGAGATGGCGAACCGCGTTGCTGCCCGGCGGCAAGGGAATCGGGAGCGACTGTCCCGGGTTCAAGGTGACGGTCTGGTTGTGGGGTATGCCACCCACGAAGTCCGTGGGATTCGCGAGCTGAGAACTGATCGCCTGCATGGTGGCCAGGGCTTGCTGATAGCCTTGGGGGGTATAGGTCTCGACAACGGTGCCCGGCGGGAATTCCACGTAGTTGATGATGTTGAACCAGTTTCGGGTATCGACGACGGTCACCTTGCAGCTGCGTTGGTAGGGAATCGGCATGTACAGATTCCCGGCACGGGCGGTGAAACCTGCCAGGACTCCGGGGACATCGAAGCTGTTCTGCTTGGGTGGCACCGGGCCGTAATCCGCCGGCGACCACTCGTTCCTGGTCAGCAACTCGATCAAGTACTCCTCGATAACCGGCGTCGGGTTGTCGTCCAGGTAGATCCTTACTATGGGCCCGCGGCGGCTACCGAAGCTCTGGTAATAATAGGTGCTCCACATCTTGACGATGGCCCCCGGCCCCCGGTGCTCCATCAA encodes the following:
- a CDS encoding DUF2961 domain-containing protein, which produces RVLALVWAVCCGYGCSGRTPALPPSGSGTSGGAGSGQAGGGSGVAGSGGGAAAMGGAAAIGGGGGIAGAGTGAGVPGGAGVAGSGGVAGLGAGGMGGVLPPPPPPPPPPPAKVTLQWMLEQMVDRDRLARFPTLLRPKTLQASSYNRQSKPPVGSPGWFADQDFSGAVRTEGGERVLMEHRGPGAIVKMWSTYYYQSFGSRRGPIVRIYLDDNPTPVIEEYLIELLTRNEWSPADYGPVPPKQNSFDVPGVLAGFTARAGNLYMPIPYQRSCKVTVVDTRNWFNIINYVEFPPGTVVETYTPQGYQQALATMQAISSQLANPTDFVGGIPHNQTVTLNPGQSLPIPLPPGSNAVRHLEVKLADTSRQRLRSTILKGTFDGEQTIWTPLGDYFCSGNEVNAFKTWEREMRPDGTMITRWVMPYQYAGEIAFENLGPDPVTLDVKLQTAPWFWDADSMHFHAHWWTTEPVPGKPFSDWNFVHVDGKGVYVADVWTVLSANREWWGEGDEKIYVDEAYDQNGTGDDFPTHFGTGTEDYYGWAGGENPTGLDTFSHPFLSNVRVGSAQNNRGYNITTRSRVWDAIPFSTRLHFDMEASFGFQMRNHWDLLKYSVVTYWYAIPGARHNRVPQPAEAAKPVMTLQDLDARIAALRGGPAP